From the Candidatus Afararchaeum irisae genome, the window TACTCTTCCGTCGGGGTGTATCACGTACTCACCGAACTTCTCGACTACGACGACCTGCCTCTCGTCGTCTATCTCGGCACTGTCCCAGCCCTGTTCTACGAGCCCAGAATGTATCTTCTCTAGTCGAGTCTTCGTTTCGTCGGTCTTGTCGTCTGTCTCTTCGGCGTCGAGACTGAGTGCGTTCTCACCGACGGCTTCGAGACGTGACTCCGGAAACGCATAGAACTTCACCCCCTTCTCGACAGCACCGTCGAAGAGGCTGTAGGGATTCGTGTCTCTCCAGCCGTCCCATTCTTCCATTCCGGTGACACCGTCGCCCTCCACGAAGGCGGCTATTACGACGTTTTCGTCCTCCGAGTACTCCGGGTTGTGGTCGGCTACCGTCTCGGAGTCGGTGACCTCCCATTCGTCGACAGTCATCTCGGGAGTATGTAGAACCACCGCCTCGTCATCGGTTCCCTCGGAGTCGACGACTAACTCGCCCGGCTTTAGAACCCTGTCTGACTCCTCCGTGTCTGTGTCTCTTCTCGTGTCTGTCCCCGTCCCTTTTTCGGAGCCCTCCGACCCCGTGGCTGATATCTCTTCTGACATGGCTTGTTCGTCTATCAAATCACCGTGTTGTAGATAATGTTTTATGTATGAGTCAAACACAGTGTTACGTTATAAGAATGTCGGAGAGACGAGGTGTTTCGCATAGGCTTCCCGAGGCGACGATAACGGGTTTAGGACTCACTGTCTTCCTCGTCAACCTCTACCATTTCCTCCATATGTCCTACACCGGACTCCTGACAGTTATCGTCATAGACGCCCTTCCGATGGCAGCGGGTCTCATCGGCTTTCCCCTCGCGGCTTACCTCGTCAGGGACTGGGACTTCGAATGCCGAGTACGTCTCGCTGGATGGATCTTACTCGGAGGAGTCTTCGGCTTTGTCTCGGCTCTCGTGATCATCTGGCAGCAGATGATACATGGCTTGACCCCGTTACACTCGTACAACGACATGGTTCTTCTCAGCCAGGCAGGTGCTATAGGAGGCGGCGTAATAGGACTTTACGACTCACGTCTCAGGCGCGACAGGGAAGAGCTTCGCGGCTTCAAGAGTGCCGTAGAGAACGCGGGACACGCTATACTCATAACGGACACCGACGGCGTTATAGAGTACGTCAACCCCGAGTTCGAGAGACTCACCGGCTACTCGGAGGACGAGGTTCTGGGAGAGAGACCCAGCATACTCAAGTCGGGGAGACACGACGAAGGCTTCTACAGTGATCTCTGGAGTACGGTTCTGTCGGGCGACGTCTGGAAGGGCGAACTCGTCAACCAGAGGAAAAACGGCGAGACCTACCACATAGAACAGACGATAGCTCCTATACGTGACGAGGAAGGTGAGATAGAACGTCTCGTAGCCATAAACAACGACATAACCGAGCGCAAGGAGATGGAGAGGGAGCTCGAACGCCAGAATGAGCGTCTCGAGGAGTTCGCGGAGGTAGTCTCACACGATCTCAGGAACCCACTCAACGTAGCCGAGGGATACCTCGAAGTCGTTCTGTGTGGAAACGGCGATGACACGGAGGACTGTCTCGAAAACGTCCAGGACTCGCTCGACAGGATGGAGGGCATAATCGAGGACGTCCTGCGTATGGCGAGACAGGACGGTGAGATAGACGGAACCACGACACGGAGCCTCGGCGACGAC encodes:
- a CDS encoding PAS domain S-box protein, with amino-acid sequence MSERRGVSHRLPEATITGLGLTVFLVNLYHFLHMSYTGLLTVIVIDALPMAAGLIGFPLAAYLVRDWDFECRVRLAGWILLGGVFGFVSALVIIWQQMIHGLTPLHSYNDMVLLSQAGAIGGGVIGLYDSRLRRDREELRGFKSAVENAGHAILITDTDGVIEYVNPEFERLTGYSEDEVLGERPSILKSGRHDEGFYSDLWSTVLSGDVWKGELVNQRKNGETYHIEQTIAPIRDEEGEIERLVAINNDITERKEMERELERQNERLEEFAEVVSHDLRNPLNVAEGYLEVVLCGNGDDTEDCLENVQDSLDRMEGIIEDVLRMARQDGEIDGTTTRSLGDDSRTAWEHIEFSDEDAHLEVVDSAEIEADRDRLTRLLENLFRNSVEHGGDDVTVRVGATDGGFYVEDDGEGIPEEKRDEIFESGYTTSETGTGLGLSVVKRIADAHGWEVSISESEDGGARFEFDVGLRRVSEPEA